From a single Pseudobutyrivibrio xylanivorans genomic region:
- a CDS encoding DUF2357 domain-containing protein has translation MKEIDSYEKYCKSFTDDTNSGAKAEALLMLYIQNWIIKLQSNTEKEFTDYSLSQFIEDNLYKQRREESREDALSNIVDSAIDAFRIISKNMRERIIRENVMMPSYKVKEINSQGLNWLSRQSGRNIKQKVSSAGNNVLAVQRRMSYDTGENRLFVEFVRELLEILTVKLKYIPEANRPVGEKDICNELASFLYRTDLKEIRRWENLPPNNTLLSDQNYKKIWTAWNSLKSLDELILADSQNADARLATIFYFEFLTQIQGRVKIVQMPLEIDYDNYLIHYGSEKVKFLDSKGKAYSIAISGQTITMTVDTKEVLAEIKDGRIAIFVAGEDKGNSFSVNVGNIYKYTLLYASKIGLPKEGASLEQTVTNEKCDNVVIDLFALHPNYLVDGEELRYLEERVLQQTYYTEDIYGDKRKFYLPCDTTRAISMMHGVTQTYTIPYAVDSESFDQLQRLMHMMEGYISAKQFSYVFPDVYNEFQLSKIYKAARMAYRNVSSMPMSIGVAFDYMVTDDFAEYFEPDDFLLIVNLLDDELTMTLIKGEYDEKLSYDIPEYKGVVWERHPTATISVKSKISDKIIDCLEKAGCDKARKLYQLFGLEGLISETRMLSVLIDDSSWFTVSEELSEILQNMIFNIDDEISLFLSKQQGIIGDAQIHILSLVDNLTGKDNFIQYIDKCSALYGVSIYESLKLDTDVSLWHDHLPNLSIKLLYDKFDLIKDATVLPIFEPQKIEISNTFVLPKGEAEYHFRLVQEDSARKMQYEAVVKNSKFPLEQDAECVLDMVYHYGAEEPFTLIFRPIDPIMAKFAEAKVEWKNFEEYEWMNNPVPAFPRKLSWEELRTYIGRNNENIDVINILTEKFELIGKGYETHDLTNEKVESNWKGQKCGEFYHVTNEGEKVLVRWSEWDWEKGSQKPRYWDGISFLLEDSTDQQVTRYKIDDVWAARTRDSVWFTNNQGSVMAVLEFEYEGEETTIAVLADKFDNPDEFDENLDSISFEVIRNKKTGKLSAINIHNEDYGPYRPKKYKVAKRIHIAGTPPKHFVNSFYNRWMRVLFANNRSLAEDGCPDEFRRAFLSNQEAWLSLFHEYDDPKDKNKAFIDYSLAATNVGKEYFPIAAEYLRMYFNGEIRLEYEIGCALGNMTTDMQKSFLKVMVERITDKKIVIGILAKALWHDEQFVFNFYEYDSELLLDFFDYAVEFIGTCLEDVEYDRLNKDDLSDIRYCLEYILGILRLRALENETLNKKYLSLNNTNLLKLYRYLEIMISNHTKLYSFLKLEITNKGGYDFIPDFMYALLVYISGYNTDSEIKISGINTDFNDDED, from the coding sequence GTGAAGGAAATAGATAGCTACGAAAAATATTGTAAGTCCTTTACTGATGATACAAACAGTGGAGCCAAGGCAGAGGCTTTGCTTATGCTTTATATTCAAAATTGGATAATAAAGTTGCAAAGTAATACTGAAAAGGAATTCACAGATTATAGTCTTAGTCAATTTATTGAGGATAACTTATATAAGCAGAGAAGAGAAGAGTCACGAGAAGATGCGCTATCAAATATAGTCGATAGTGCAATAGATGCTTTTAGGATAATTTCAAAAAATATGAGGGAAAGAATAATACGTGAGAATGTTATGATGCCCTCATATAAAGTAAAGGAAATTAATAGTCAAGGATTAAATTGGTTAAGTAGACAATCTGGAAGAAATATAAAACAGAAGGTTTCATCAGCTGGAAATAATGTGTTAGCTGTTCAACGTAGAATGAGCTATGATACGGGTGAAAATCGACTTTTTGTAGAGTTTGTTAGGGAATTATTGGAAATTCTGACAGTAAAGTTGAAATATATTCCGGAGGCTAACAGACCAGTAGGAGAGAAGGATATATGTAATGAATTGGCTTCATTTTTGTATAGAACCGACTTAAAAGAGATTCGTAGATGGGAAAATTTGCCACCAAATAACACTCTTTTGTCGGATCAGAATTACAAAAAGATATGGACTGCCTGGAATTCTTTAAAATCACTAGATGAGTTGATTCTTGCAGATAGTCAAAATGCTGATGCGCGCCTTGCGACAATCTTTTATTTTGAGTTTTTGACTCAAATACAGGGGCGTGTAAAAATTGTGCAAATGCCTTTGGAAATTGATTACGATAATTATCTAATTCACTATGGAAGTGAAAAGGTAAAATTTTTAGATTCCAAGGGTAAGGCATATAGTATAGCTATATCTGGACAAACCATAACGATGACTGTCGATACTAAAGAAGTTTTGGCTGAAATAAAAGATGGTAGAATTGCGATTTTTGTAGCTGGTGAGGACAAAGGAAATAGTTTTTCAGTAAATGTAGGTAATATATATAAATACACATTATTGTATGCGTCGAAAATTGGATTGCCAAAAGAAGGTGCTTCGCTAGAACAAACTGTGACCAATGAGAAATGTGATAATGTTGTAATTGATCTGTTTGCTTTACATCCTAATTATTTAGTGGATGGAGAAGAACTAAGATATTTAGAGGAACGAGTATTACAGCAAACATACTATACTGAGGATATCTACGGGGATAAGAGAAAATTTTACTTGCCATGCGATACCACAAGGGCTATTAGTATGATGCATGGTGTGACACAAACATATACTATTCCTTATGCGGTGGACAGTGAATCATTTGATCAATTGCAACGATTGATGCATATGATGGAGGGCTATATCTCTGCAAAACAGTTTTCATATGTTTTTCCGGATGTATATAATGAATTTCAGCTTAGTAAAATATATAAGGCTGCTAGAATGGCATATAGAAATGTTAGTAGTATGCCAATGAGCATAGGTGTAGCTTTTGACTACATGGTAACCGATGATTTTGCTGAATATTTCGAACCCGATGATTTCTTGTTAATAGTGAATTTGTTAGATGATGAACTTACTATGACTTTGATTAAGGGTGAATATGATGAGAAATTATCATATGATATTCCTGAATATAAAGGTGTCGTATGGGAAAGACATCCAACCGCAACCATTTCCGTTAAAAGTAAGATCAGTGACAAAATAATCGATTGCCTTGAAAAGGCTGGTTGTGATAAAGCACGAAAATTATATCAGCTTTTTGGACTTGAAGGTTTAATCTCAGAAACTAGAATGTTATCTGTATTGATTGATGATTCCTCATGGTTCACTGTTAGTGAAGAATTATCGGAAATACTTCAAAACATGATCTTTAATATAGATGATGAGATTAGTTTGTTTTTAAGTAAGCAGCAAGGAATTATTGGAGATGCGCAGATACATATTCTTTCTTTAGTTGATAATTTAACTGGAAAGGATAATTTTATCCAGTATATTGATAAGTGTAGTGCTTTGTATGGCGTGAGTATTTACGAAAGTCTAAAGTTGGATACGGATGTATCGTTATGGCACGATCACTTGCCAAATCTTTCGATTAAACTTTTGTATGATAAATTCGACTTAATCAAGGATGCTACTGTTCTACCTATATTTGAACCACAAAAAATTGAAATATCCAATACATTCGTTTTGCCTAAGGGAGAAGCAGAATACCACTTCAGACTTGTACAGGAAGATAGTGCAAGAAAGATGCAATATGAAGCGGTTGTTAAGAATTCAAAGTTTCCTCTAGAACAGGATGCAGAATGCGTGTTGGATATGGTATATCATTATGGTGCAGAGGAACCATTTACACTTATATTTAGGCCGATCGATCCTATAATGGCTAAGTTTGCGGAGGCAAAAGTAGAATGGAAGAATTTTGAGGAATATGAGTGGATGAATAATCCAGTTCCGGCGTTTCCACGTAAATTGTCATGGGAAGAACTTAGAACATACATTGGAAGAAACAACGAAAATATTGACGTGATAAATATATTAACTGAAAAATTCGAACTGATTGGCAAAGGATATGAAACTCATGATTTGACCAATGAGAAGGTAGAAAGTAATTGGAAAGGGCAGAAGTGCGGTGAGTTTTATCATGTAACCAATGAAGGGGAGAAGGTTTTAGTTAGATGGAGTGAATGGGATTGGGAAAAAGGATCTCAAAAACCTCGTTATTGGGATGGAATTTCTTTTCTGTTAGAGGATTCTACAGATCAACAAGTTACACGATACAAAATAGATGATGTTTGGGCAGCAAGAACACGCGACAGTGTATGGTTTACAAATAATCAAGGATCGGTAATGGCAGTTTTGGAGTTTGAGTATGAGGGTGAAGAAACAACAATTGCCGTATTAGCAGATAAGTTTGATAATCCAGATGAATTTGATGAGAATCTTGATTCTATATCTTTTGAGGTCATCAGAAATAAGAAAACGGGAAAATTGTCTGCGATAAACATTCATAATGAGGACTATGGTCCGTATAGGCCTAAAAAGTATAAGGTGGCTAAGAGAATTCATATAGCAGGCACTCCACCAAAGCATTTTGTGAATTCCTTCTATAATCGTTGGATGCGAGTGTTATTTGCTAATAATAGATCACTTGCGGAGGACGGTTGCCCAGATGAGTTTAGAAGGGCGTTCTTGAGTAATCAAGAAGCGTGGTTGTCTTTATTCCATGAATATGATGATCCAAAGGATAAGAACAAGGCCTTTATTGATTATTCATTAGCAGCAACAAATGTAGGAAAAGAGTATTTCCCTATTGCAGCTGAATATCTAAGAATGTACTTTAATGGTGAAATACGCTTGGAGTATGAAATTGGATGTGCTCTTGGAAATATGACGACAGATATGCAGAAGTCCTTTCTTAAGGTAATGGTAGAAAGAATTACTGATAAAAAAATCGTCATAGGTATACTTGCTAAGGCGCTATGGCATGACGAACAGTTTGTATTCAACTTTTACGAATATGACTCTGAACTATTGTTGGATTTCTTTGATTATGCAGTAGAGTTTATAGGTACATGCCTAGAGGATGTGGAATATGATAGGTTAAATAAGGATGACTTGAGTGATATTAGATATTGCTTAGAATATATTCTTGGAATTCTACGGTTGAGAGCCTTAGAGAATGAAACACTTAACAAAAAATATTTGTCGTTAAATAATACGAATTTATTAAAGTTGTATAGATACTTAGAAATTATGATTAGTAATCATACAAAATTATATTCGTTCTTAAAATTGGAAATAACCAACAAAGGTGGGTATGATTTTATTCCAGACTTTATGTATGCGTTACTGGTATATATTTCAGGGTATAACACTGATAGTGAAATTAAGATTTCAGGAATCAACACAGATTTTAATGACGATGAAGATTAA
- a CDS encoding HNH endonuclease → MAKRDSSHTQIQRLGKIRDMNICQACGSTVSPEGHHIINFQYGGNAHIDNIVTLCHNCHKQVHRGNIDIIKF, encoded by the coding sequence ATGGCAAAGCGTGATAGTTCACACACACAGATTCAGCGGCTTGGCAAGATCCGCGACATGAATATTTGCCAGGCCTGCGGAAGTACTGTCTCTCCCGAGGGGCATCACATCATCAATTTTCAGTATGGAGGTAATGCCCATATCGACAACATTGTTACCCTTTGTCATAACTGTCATAAGCAGGTGCACAGAGGTAATATCGACATTATTAAGTTTTAA
- a CDS encoding MYG1 family protein has translation MESLPSEALTHNGRFHTDDVFSAALLKILNPEISIKRMPAVPPHYKGLVFDLSDGEYDHHSTNLKYRENGVPYASFGLLWKKFGPSLVGENAARTFDESFIQPLDTQDNYGGNNMLCRAITQANPKWDSSDDPDKCFFKAVDMAKFILQNEIESMKSTDHAAKIVKDALSKQHNGIVTLSIGVPWKSILIPEPVYFVIYPSTRGGFNAQAVPISIESNECKIYFPETWRGQTESLSSITGIPDLTFCHSSGYLVATKSIDAAIKACETAIKNAP, from the coding sequence ATGGAAAGCCTTCCAAGTGAAGCTCTTACCCATAATGGGCGGTTTCATACAGATGATGTTTTTTCAGCAGCATTGTTGAAAATTTTGAATCCAGAGATTTCAATAAAAAGAATGCCCGCTGTTCCACCTCATTATAAGGGTCTCGTATTTGATTTATCAGATGGCGAATATGACCATCATTCTACAAATTTGAAATATCGTGAAAACGGAGTTCCGTATGCATCTTTTGGCTTATTATGGAAAAAGTTTGGTCCATCTTTAGTCGGAGAAAATGCAGCTCGCACCTTTGATGAATCTTTCATTCAGCCGCTCGACACACAAGATAACTACGGTGGAAATAATATGCTCTGTCGTGCTATAACACAGGCTAATCCCAAGTGGGACAGTTCTGATGATCCAGATAAGTGCTTTTTTAAGGCTGTAGACATGGCTAAATTCATCCTTCAGAACGAAATTGAAAGTATGAAAAGCACTGACCATGCAGCCAAAATCGTCAAAGACGCCCTATCAAAACAGCATAACGGAATTGTAACTCTTTCCATTGGTGTTCCATGGAAGTCAATTTTGATTCCCGAACCAGTATACTTTGTCATTTACCCTTCAACCAGAGGCGGTTTTAATGCTCAGGCTGTCCCTATAAGCATTGAGTCAAATGAATGCAAAATCTACTTTCCGGAAACCTGGCGAGGACAAACAGAATCATTATCAAGTATTACCGGTATTCCCGATTTAACCTTCTGCCATTCAAGTGGTTATTTAGTAGCAACAAAATCTATCGACGCAGCTATCAAAGCTTGTGAAACTGCAATAAAGAACGCCCCATAA